A section of the Bifidobacterium sp. ESL0728 genome encodes:
- a CDS encoding glycosyltransferase family 2 protein: MVLLNILDILMFILGVVSLGYQAVCIVASLFHHRITFPEAPMDKRYAVLISARNEETVVPNLINSIRNQTYPSRLVDIWLVADNCTDKTAEEVRKMDCNVVERHNLQQIGKGYALTYLLDAMIDKGVANDYDAFFVFDADNRLDKHYIEEMNKAFQSGFKILTSYRNSTNLSDNWVSSGSALWFIRESRFLNNSRMLFGSSCHVGGTGFMFSREVMQRNNGWKFHLLTEDLEFTMDSVLHGDRIGYCGTAILYDEQPDSFGQSWRQRLRWSKGFLQVFRYYGPLLIKRAVRERDFSAVDFTMLICPFTVLGVLRVVFGILFAAFGFVSWSSQIGSLSGWLVGGCMGLLGMMLLAALTVFAERDQIGASNKELLAYVLSFPIYMASYVPISFQAIFSKAQWKPIEHKG, encoded by the coding sequence ATGGTATTGCTGAATATCCTGGACATCCTGATGTTCATTCTGGGTGTCGTAAGCCTCGGCTACCAAGCGGTCTGCATTGTAGCATCGCTCTTCCATCATCGTATTACGTTTCCGGAAGCGCCGATGGACAAGCGTTATGCGGTGCTGATTTCGGCGCGTAACGAGGAAACTGTCGTTCCCAATCTCATCAATTCCATCAGGAACCAGACCTATCCTTCACGCCTTGTCGACATCTGGCTGGTGGCCGACAATTGCACCGACAAAACCGCCGAAGAAGTGCGTAAGATGGACTGCAATGTCGTCGAACGCCATAATCTGCAGCAGATAGGCAAAGGCTACGCGCTGACCTACCTGCTCGACGCGATGATCGACAAGGGCGTGGCCAACGACTATGACGCCTTCTTCGTCTTTGATGCCGACAACCGACTTGACAAGCACTATATCGAGGAAATGAACAAGGCCTTCCAGTCCGGCTTCAAGATACTGACGAGCTACCGCAACTCCACCAACCTTTCCGACAACTGGGTCTCCTCGGGTTCGGCGCTCTGGTTCATCCGCGAATCTCGTTTCTTGAACAACTCGCGCATGCTTTTCGGCTCAAGCTGCCACGTCGGCGGCACCGGCTTCATGTTCTCGCGAGAGGTGATGCAACGCAACAACGGCTGGAAATTCCACCTGTTGACCGAAGATCTCGAGTTCACGATGGATTCCGTGCTTCACGGCGACCGCATCGGTTACTGCGGCACGGCCATCCTCTACGACGAACAGCCTGATTCCTTCGGCCAGAGCTGGCGGCAAAGGCTGCGTTGGAGCAAAGGGTTCCTGCAGGTGTTCCGTTACTACGGGCCACTGCTGATCAAACGAGCCGTGCGCGAGCGCGATTTCTCCGCCGTCGATTTCACCATGCTCATCTGCCCGTTCACCGTGCTTGGCGTTCTGCGTGTGGTATTCGGCATTCTTTTTGCGGCCTTCGGCTTCGTCTCATGGTCGAGCCAGATCGGTTCGCTGTCCGGATGGCTGGTCGGTGGCTGCATGGGCCTCTTGGGTATGATGCTTCTGGCAGCGCTCACCGTCTTTGCCGAACGCGACCAGATCGGTGCCTCCAACAAGGAGCTTTTGGCCTATGTGCTGAGCTTCCCGATCTATATGGCCAGTTACGTGCCGATTTCCTTCCAGGCCATCTTCTCGAAGGCCCAGTGGAAGCCCATCGAGCACAAGGGCTAG
- a CDS encoding D-alanyl-D-alanine carboxypeptidase, whose translation MNEHRRTVVNTAGPSYSSHGAHSRQALHLARYRVLRIVVSALVTLLVAAGYFMADINGVMPGPLTILPAGKTTSSISGSVRAAQSIADSVDLNKPIDKNATESIINAFAATPGLGGDFSLAIADSDGKIVDSRNADTPREPASTMKTLTALASSSTLDMGSSFHTDALLDPVPAGAGQKQQQTTLTLKSDGDMLLGAGASDPNHINGRAGLATLADQTVAQLKSKNISQVHLKYDDTIFGSVRSPAAIASNNVGNTNFTGISSMAVDGGRQWKGVEHDPDLYSAYPEMSTTPAHDAAVVFGSLLAQRGIGVDGDVAGGKAAKNAKTIATVTSATLAEVMAFTLRHSDNTLIEEFGRLLALKTGAGNSPEAATQAVKSRLDKLGVDTANLHMADCSGLSEGSQLEVKTLVEVQSHNLKSGPGAAAGEGLSVPGFVGTAKNRLQDSSAAGLLRVKTGSLDQVTSMAGNVSRKNGGVLAFAVIVNKPQDYLAARKAVDAFISALAGL comes from the coding sequence TTGAACGAGCATAGAAGAACGGTTGTAAATACAGCGGGACCATCTTATTCGTCTCATGGGGCGCATTCGCGTCAGGCCCTGCACCTCGCGCGCTATCGTGTATTGCGTATCGTCGTGTCGGCCTTGGTGACCCTGCTTGTCGCGGCCGGTTATTTCATGGCCGATATCAACGGGGTTATGCCCGGCCCGCTGACGATACTTCCCGCAGGGAAAACGACATCCTCCATTTCCGGTTCCGTCCGCGCCGCCCAATCAATCGCGGATTCGGTGGATCTCAATAAGCCGATCGACAAAAACGCGACGGAATCCATAATCAACGCCTTTGCCGCCACCCCAGGTCTGGGCGGTGATTTTTCGCTTGCCATCGCCGACTCTGACGGCAAGATTGTCGATTCGCGCAATGCTGATACGCCTCGTGAACCGGCTTCGACGATGAAGACCCTGACTGCGTTGGCCTCCTCCTCGACGCTTGATATGGGTTCGAGCTTCCACACCGACGCCCTGCTTGACCCGGTACCTGCCGGTGCAGGCCAGAAGCAGCAGCAAACAACGTTGACGCTCAAATCAGACGGGGACATGCTCCTCGGGGCGGGCGCGAGTGACCCCAACCATATCAACGGCAGAGCTGGACTCGCCACCCTCGCCGATCAGACCGTGGCGCAGCTGAAAAGCAAGAACATCAGCCAGGTTCATCTCAAATACGATGACACGATTTTCGGCTCCGTTCGTTCCCCCGCCGCCATCGCCTCCAACAACGTGGGCAACACCAATTTCACCGGCATCTCCTCGATGGCAGTGGATGGCGGGCGCCAATGGAAAGGCGTGGAGCACGATCCCGACCTTTACAGCGCTTATCCGGAAATGTCCACGACGCCGGCGCACGATGCGGCAGTGGTGTTCGGCTCCTTGCTGGCCCAGCGCGGCATTGGCGTGGACGGCGACGTCGCAGGCGGAAAAGCCGCGAAAAACGCCAAAACCATCGCGACGGTCACTTCCGCGACGTTGGCCGAGGTGATGGCTTTCACGCTGCGTCATTCCGACAACACGCTGATAGAGGAGTTCGGCAGGCTTCTGGCCTTGAAAACAGGTGCAGGCAACAGCCCGGAAGCCGCAACCCAGGCCGTCAAGTCTAGGCTCGACAAACTTGGCGTCGATACGGCGAACCTGCATATGGCCGATTGCTCCGGTCTTTCTGAAGGCTCCCAGCTTGAGGTCAAGACGCTGGTCGAAGTGCAGAGTCACAACCTCAAATCCGGTCCAGGTGCCGCCGCCGGTGAGGGTTTGTCTGTCCCCGGTTTTGTGGGCACTGCCAAAAACCGTCTGCAGGATTCCAGCGCGGCGGGGCTGCTGCGGGTGAAAACCGGTTCCCTGGATCAGGTGACGTCGATGGCCGGTAACGTTTCACGCAAGAATGGCGGGGTGCTGGCCTTCGCGGTCATCGTCAACAAGCCGCAGGATTATCTGGCCGCCAGGAAAGCGGTCGATGCCTTCATTTCGGCACTTGCCGGGCTGTGA
- the tilS gene encoding tRNA lysidine(34) synthetase TilS translates to MAYSATIKKAVGDLRKTLAEIGIERQDVRFAEHGEHAPLPGAPTVLVACSGGRDSMALAALSHIVSGMLGIHCGAVIVDHRLQAGSGEIAQDAASRCKDLGLQPVIVRTINVGGIGKGRSVEDAARQARYESIIETARGIDAVAVLLAHTRDDQSETVLMDVLTRSAGIDALAGMPTTFVRDGIRFVRPFLDLTRSQTTAICRELKMTWWDDPTNGDTVPLDQPLPQSYPLRSRVRHTLIPYLSRFFDGDVSDHLAQAARVASEDKDFLEAATEDLYHNAVKRNSVDAAVVMLVKPLADAHPAIRRRVIARVLAELDIPFVSSHVLSIETLVTDWHGQGALSIPSKYSVSRQKHVIRVCKNG, encoded by the coding sequence ATGGCATATTCGGCGACAATAAAAAAGGCTGTGGGCGACCTGCGCAAAACCTTGGCGGAAATAGGAATCGAGCGGCAGGACGTTCGCTTCGCCGAACACGGCGAGCATGCTCCCTTGCCCGGCGCCCCAACGGTTTTGGTGGCATGTTCCGGGGGACGGGACTCGATGGCGCTCGCCGCGCTGAGCCATATCGTCTCGGGAATGCTGGGAATCCATTGTGGGGCCGTCATCGTCGATCATCGGCTTCAGGCCGGTTCCGGCGAGATCGCGCAGGATGCGGCGTCGCGTTGCAAAGACTTGGGTCTGCAACCGGTCATCGTACGTACCATCAATGTCGGGGGAATTGGAAAAGGGCGCAGCGTTGAGGATGCGGCACGACAGGCGCGCTATGAGTCCATCATCGAAACCGCACGCGGTATCGATGCCGTTGCGGTGCTTCTGGCGCACACCCGCGACGATCAGTCGGAAACGGTTCTGATGGATGTGCTGACCCGTTCCGCCGGTATCGATGCGCTGGCCGGGATGCCCACAACGTTCGTTCGTGACGGTATCCGTTTCGTCCGACCGTTCCTTGACCTCACCCGTTCCCAGACCACCGCGATTTGCCGGGAACTGAAAATGACCTGGTGGGATGATCCGACCAACGGCGATACTGTTCCTCTCGACCAGCCTTTGCCGCAAAGCTATCCGCTGCGTTCGCGCGTGCGACACACCCTGATACCCTATCTTTCGCGTTTTTTCGACGGCGACGTTTCGGATCATTTGGCTCAGGCGGCACGCGTGGCGAGCGAGGACAAGGATTTTCTCGAGGCCGCGACCGAGGATTTGTATCACAATGCAGTCAAGCGGAACAGCGTTGACGCTGCGGTCGTTATGCTCGTCAAGCCGCTTGCCGATGCCCATCCTGCGATTCGCCGTCGTGTCATTGCCCGGGTGCTTGCCGAACTCGATATCCCGTTCGTTTCTTCGCACGTTCTTTCCATCGAGACGCTGGTGACCGATTGGCATGGCCAGGGTGCGCTTTCAATTCCCAGTAAATATTCAGTCAGTAGGCAGAAACACGTCATTCGCGTGTGTAAAAATGGATAA